A single genomic interval of Paralichthys olivaceus isolate ysfri-2021 chromosome 7, ASM2471397v2, whole genome shotgun sequence harbors:
- the LOC109639889 gene encoding probable polypeptide N-acetylgalactosaminyltransferase 8 produces MRAGRFTQPALILMGIGLVFNVGMFLNAGTDLELDSTQVIKRLSELEASISNIYHMLQAFGQKQDAMQKMLEDDRDGPRKAGEVKQQPQDQEQSEQKEQPEAKIQKAVKSNKLFPDSVLFKQWGENLSEDDQREAQGLFQKYGYNVFLSDRLPLDRVLPDTRDPRCANKTYPKDLPSLGVVLIYLNEALSVIKRALRSIIDRTPKNILKEIIMVDDSSSNEDLKGDLDVHMKSLERENPTLVISRVKHSKQRGLAYARVSGWRAATADVVAILDAHIEVHEMWAEPLLTQIKADRTVVVSPVFDKVNFHDLKVIQYLPAAHAFDWALWCMYERFKPEYYKLNDSSLPGKSPSVMGILIADRTFLGEIGVLDEGMKVYGGENVELGIRVWTCGGSVEVVPCSKIAHIERSHKPYMPDLSPAMKRNALRVAEIWMDEYKHNINLAWNLPFENHGIDIGDVSERKKLRKRLNCKPFKWYLENVYPKLDPWDSILAYGGMKNLDAELCLDQGPVPGHRPIAFNCYYYGPQYTFYRTNGELYIGGIKSLKDNDNRCLTDVGKKETEPGLYNCKEAVKKGMGIYWDFSQGKELKNRKTKRCLEIKDAKLIIRECSGQRWEVQNIIKTF; encoded by the exons ATGAGGGCAGGGCGGTTCACCCAGCCTGCTCTCATACTGATGGGGATCGGACTCGTCTTCAACGTGGGCATGTTTCTAAACGCAGGGACCGACCTGGAGCTGGACTCGACCCAAGTGATCAAGAGACTGTCTGAGCTGGAGGCCAGCATCAGCAACATCT ACCACATGCTGCAAGCTTTTGGACAGAAGCAGGACGCCATGCAGAAAATGCTGGAAGACGACAGAGACGGGCCGAGAAAAGCTGGGGAGGTCAAACAGCAGCCGCAAGACCAGGAACAGTCTGAGCAGAAAGAGCAGCCTGAAGCAAAGATCCAAAAGGCGGTAAAGTCCAACAAACTGTTTCCTGACTCTGTCCTGTTCAAGCAGTGGGGGGAGAATCTGTCCGAGGACGACCAACGAGAGGCACAGGGTCTGTTTCAGAAGTACGGATACAACGTTTTTCTTAGCGATCGCCTTCCTCTGGACCGAGTTCTTCCAGATACCAGGGATCCAAG GTGTGCGAACAAGACTTATCCTAAAGACCTGCCAAGTCTGGGAGTGGTGCTGATCTACCTGAATGAAGCTCTGTCTGTGATCAAACGAGCGCTCCGCAGCATCATCGACCGCACCCCGAAGAACATACTGAAGGAGATAATAATGGTGGACGACAGCAGCTCTAATG AGGACCTGAAGGGCGACCTTGACGTGCACATGAAgtcactggagagagagaacccAACTCTTGTCATCAGTCGAGTGAAGCACAGCAAGCAGCGAGGGCTCGCCTACGCCAGAGTCTCAGGGTGGAGAGCTGCGACTGCGGACGTGGTGGCCATCCTGGACGCACACATCGAAGTTCATGAGATGTG GGCCGAACCCCTGCTCACTCAAATCAAAGCCGACCGTACAGTGGTGGTGTCCCCCGTGTTTGACAAAGTCAACTTCCATGACCTCAAGGTCATTCAGTACCTTCCAGCGGCGCACGCCTTCGACTGGGCTCTGTGGTGCATGTACGAGCGTTTTAAGCCCGAGTATTACAAGCTCAATGACAGCTCACTGCCCGGGAA GAGTCCATCTGTAATGGGAATCCTAATCGCTGATCGGACGTTTCTTGGGGAGATTGGAGTCCTCGATGAAGGAATGAAAGTGTACGGTGGGGAAAATGTTGAGCTGGGAATTCGT GTGTGGACGTGTGGAGGCAGTGTTGAGGTGGTCCCTTGCTCCAAGATCGCCCACATCGAGAGGAGCCACAAGCCCTACATGCCCGACCTGAGTCCAGCCATGAAGAGAAACGCACTGAGGGTAGCAGAGATCTGGATGGatgaatacaaacacaacatcaactTGGCCTGGAACTTACCATTTGAG AATCACGGAATTGACATCGGGGACGTGTCTGAGAGGAAGAAACTCAGAAAGAGGTTGAACTGTAAACCTTTCAAATGGTACCTGGAAAACGTGTATCCCAAGTTGGATCCCTGGGATAGTATACTGGCCTATGGAGGA ATGAAGAATCTCGATGCCGAATTGTGCTTGGACCAAGGCCCAGTGCCGGGTCACAGACCCATCGCCTTCAACTGCTACTACTATGGACCCCAG TACACGTTTTACCGCACGAATGGTGAGCTCTACATCGGTGGCATCAAGTCCCTCAAGGACAATGACAACCGGTGTTTAACCGATGTCGGCAAAAAAGAAACTGAGCCTGGACTTTACAACTGCAAAGAGGCCGTAAAGAAAGGAATGGGAATATACTGGGACTTCTCTCAG ggcaAAGAACTGAAGAACAGGAAGACAAAAAGATGCCTGGAGATTAAAGATGCCAAACTTATAATA
- the ndufa9a gene encoding NADH dehydrogenase [ubiquinone] 1 alpha subcomplex subunit 9, mitochondrial isoform X1 translates to MAATVLVSRSANVLPKISTCVPLLSIGSCSPAVLSAACVSTGQQRKLHHAVIPKGKGGRSSSSGISATVFGATGFLGRYVVNRLGRIGSQIIIPHRCDQYDLMYFRPMGDLGQVIFMEWDARNKDSIKRALENSNVVINLVGREWETRNYSFDDVFVSIPQQIAKAAREAGITKFVHMSHLNADIRSQSKYLRNKAVGENAVRDEFPDAIIMKPSEIYGREDRFFNYYANMRWFGNAVPLISMGKKTVKQPVYVVDVAKAILNAVRDPDANGKTYALVGPNRYVLHDLVEYIYAVAHRPFVPYPLPRPFYHLAAHFFAMNPFEPWTSPDKIDRFHITDMKYPGLPGLEDLGITPSTVEQKAIEILRRHRRFRYLEADLDDAKPAKTVNY, encoded by the exons ATGGCGGCCACGGTGCTGGTTAGCCGCTCTGCTAATGTCCTTCCAAAGATTTCCA CCTGTGTTCCTCTCCTTTCAATAGGTAGCTGCTCCCCTGCTGTATTGTCAGCCGCCTGCGTCTCCACGGGTCAGCAGAGGAAGCTGCACCATGCAGTCATTCCAAAAGGGAAAGGAGGGCGCTCCTCTTCTAGTGGAATATCAGCCACGGTGTTCGGTGCCACAGGGTTCCTGGGTCGATATGTCGTCAACAGGCTGG GTCGGATTGGCTCTCAGATTATAATCCCGCACCGCTGTGATCAGTATGACCTCATGTACTTCAGGCCCATGGGTGATCTTGGACAAGTCATTTTCATG GAGTGGGATGCTAGGAACAAAGACTCCATCAAACGTGCTTTGGAGAACTCTAACGTGGTTATCAACCTGGTGGGCAGAGAGTGGGAGACGAG GAACTATAGCTTCGACGATGTCTTCGTGTCCATCCCTCAGCAGATTGCCAAGGCAGCCAGAGAGGCCGGCATCACAAAATTCGTCCACATGTCTCACCTCAACGCTGACATACGCAGCCAATCCAAGTACCTGAGGAACAAG GCTGTAGGAGAGAACGCAGTGAGAGACGAGTTCCCTGACGCAATCATCATGAAGCCGTCTGAGATCTATGGGAGAGAGGACAGATTCTTTAACTACTACGCAA ATATGCGCTGGTTTGGCAACGCTGTTCCACTTATTTCCATGGGGAAGAAGACGGTGAAGCAGCCTGTTTAT GTGGTAGATGTGGCCAAGGCCATCCTCAATGCTGTTAGAGACCCTGATGCTAATGGAAAGACCTACGCACTCGTTGG CCCGAACCGTTACGTCCTTCATGACCTGGTGGAGTACATCTACGCTGTGGCACACAGACCTTTTGTGCCCTACCCTCTGCCCCGTCCTTTCTATCA TCTCGCTGCTCATTTTTTTGCAATGAATCCTTTTGAGCCTTGGACGAGCCCAGACAAAATCGACAGG tttcacataACAGACATGAAGTACCCAGGACTTCCTGGTCTGGAGGATCTCGGGATCACACCTTCGACTGTAGAACAAAAGGCGATCGAGATTCTGCGTCGTCATCGCCGATTCCGTTACCTGGAAGCTGACCTGGACGATGCGAAGCCAGCCAAAACTGTCAACTATTAA
- the ndufa9a gene encoding NADH dehydrogenase [ubiquinone] 1 alpha subcomplex subunit 9, mitochondrial isoform X2 has translation MAATVLVSRSANVLPKISSSCSPAVLSAACVSTGQQRKLHHAVIPKGKGGRSSSSGISATVFGATGFLGRYVVNRLGRIGSQIIIPHRCDQYDLMYFRPMGDLGQVIFMEWDARNKDSIKRALENSNVVINLVGREWETRNYSFDDVFVSIPQQIAKAAREAGITKFVHMSHLNADIRSQSKYLRNKAVGENAVRDEFPDAIIMKPSEIYGREDRFFNYYANMRWFGNAVPLISMGKKTVKQPVYVVDVAKAILNAVRDPDANGKTYALVGPNRYVLHDLVEYIYAVAHRPFVPYPLPRPFYHLAAHFFAMNPFEPWTSPDKIDRFHITDMKYPGLPGLEDLGITPSTVEQKAIEILRRHRRFRYLEADLDDAKPAKTVNY, from the exons ATGGCGGCCACGGTGCTGGTTAGCCGCTCTGCTAATGTCCTTCCAAAGATTTCCA GTAGCTGCTCCCCTGCTGTATTGTCAGCCGCCTGCGTCTCCACGGGTCAGCAGAGGAAGCTGCACCATGCAGTCATTCCAAAAGGGAAAGGAGGGCGCTCCTCTTCTAGTGGAATATCAGCCACGGTGTTCGGTGCCACAGGGTTCCTGGGTCGATATGTCGTCAACAGGCTGG GTCGGATTGGCTCTCAGATTATAATCCCGCACCGCTGTGATCAGTATGACCTCATGTACTTCAGGCCCATGGGTGATCTTGGACAAGTCATTTTCATG GAGTGGGATGCTAGGAACAAAGACTCCATCAAACGTGCTTTGGAGAACTCTAACGTGGTTATCAACCTGGTGGGCAGAGAGTGGGAGACGAG GAACTATAGCTTCGACGATGTCTTCGTGTCCATCCCTCAGCAGATTGCCAAGGCAGCCAGAGAGGCCGGCATCACAAAATTCGTCCACATGTCTCACCTCAACGCTGACATACGCAGCCAATCCAAGTACCTGAGGAACAAG GCTGTAGGAGAGAACGCAGTGAGAGACGAGTTCCCTGACGCAATCATCATGAAGCCGTCTGAGATCTATGGGAGAGAGGACAGATTCTTTAACTACTACGCAA ATATGCGCTGGTTTGGCAACGCTGTTCCACTTATTTCCATGGGGAAGAAGACGGTGAAGCAGCCTGTTTAT GTGGTAGATGTGGCCAAGGCCATCCTCAATGCTGTTAGAGACCCTGATGCTAATGGAAAGACCTACGCACTCGTTGG CCCGAACCGTTACGTCCTTCATGACCTGGTGGAGTACATCTACGCTGTGGCACACAGACCTTTTGTGCCCTACCCTCTGCCCCGTCCTTTCTATCA TCTCGCTGCTCATTTTTTTGCAATGAATCCTTTTGAGCCTTGGACGAGCCCAGACAAAATCGACAGG tttcacataACAGACATGAAGTACCCAGGACTTCCTGGTCTGGAGGATCTCGGGATCACACCTTCGACTGTAGAACAAAAGGCGATCGAGATTCTGCGTCGTCATCGCCGATTCCGTTACCTGGAAGCTGACCTGGACGATGCGAAGCCAGCCAAAACTGTCAACTATTAA